From Puniceicoccales bacterium:
CAGCTGGTATACCCAAGGGTTCCGGTGTGCCGAATCGCAATAAAATCGGTAAAGTCACCCGGGCTCAAATAAATGAAATCGCCGAAATAAAAAAGAAAGATCTTAATGCTATTGACTTGAAGGCGGCTGGATTAATGATAGAAGGCACGGCTAGAAGCATGGGAATAGAAGTGGCTCCCTAGCATTTGGTATTGTTAAAGTGGTAATTTTTATGTTTATGAAAAAACGAAGCAAACGTCACAGAAAAGGGCAGGAAGTTGCTGATTTAAGTCAATTTTTTAGAGTGGAGGAAGCTGTAGCACTGCTTGACAAAATGCCTCGGGCTAAATTTGATGAAACGGTCGAACTTTCGGTTCATTTTGGTGTTGACCCAAAACAAAGCGATCAAATGGTGCGCGGAACGGTTAAATTACCCAATGGTAGTGGAAAAAACGTGAAAGTTCTTGCATTCACCGAATCGCCGGAAATCGCGCTCCAAGCCGGTGCTGATTTTGCTGGGCTAGATGATATGATCGAAAAGGTAAATTCTGGTTGGCTAGAATTTGATGTGGCAGTGGCAACTACTTCGGCCATGAAGCAGGTTAGGAATGTCGCAAGGGTTTTAGGCCCAAGAGGTTTGATGCCAAATCCAAAATCTGGCACCGTGTCGGATGACATAGGTTCCGCCATAGCCGAAGTGAAGGCCGGCCGGGTGGAATTTAAGATGGACAAAACCGCCAACGTTGGTGTTATTGTAGGTAAAAGGTCATTTGAGCAAAGTAAAATTGTCGCAAATCTGAAGGCTGCAATCGCATCGGTAAACGAAGCAAAACCAGCCGGGTTTCGCGGCACTTTTATAAAAGGAATGGCAATCAGCGCAACCATGACGCCAGGTATAAAGGTTGCTCAGGCTGAATATAATAATGAAGTTGCCTAGGAGGGTAAATAATGAGAAGTGAAAAAGTTTTTTTTGTCGACGAAATTTCGAATTATCTTCAAAAATCGGATTATGTTTATTTATCGGATTTCACTGGTGTTTCCGTTGCATCTATCTCTCGGTTACGCAACAACTTACGAGCTGAAGCCGCCGAGTGTCATGTGGTAAAAAACCGAATTTTACAGTTGGTTTTGAAAGATCGGGTTGATTCCATGGATGAATCTTGGTTTTCCGGCCATACAGCTATAATAATTGGAGGAAACAATCCGTCCGGCGTGGCAAAAGTTTTGACTAGGTTTTCGAAAGATAATGAAAATAGAATGAGATTCAAAGGCGGCATACTAAAATCTAAAAAATTGTTGCTAAATGATTTGAATACTTTGGCCGAATTGCCAAGCCTGGAAGATTTACGTAGCAAATTGCTTTCCATTTTCTGTGAGCCAGCCCGTGGGCTTGTTAGAATTCTGAATGCGGTTCCACAAGGTGTTGTAAATGTGTTACAAGCGAGGGTTAAGCAGGGAGCATAAATTTTAATGTAGGGTGTCCTTAGGAGATTTTCTCTTAAATGGTTTCGGCCGCTAAGGATGCTTTAGGAGGATAAAAATGTCAAATATTACAAAAGAACAAGTTGTAGAATGGTTAAGTGCCCAGTCTGTTTTAGATATAGCTGGGTTGGTTAAAGATCTGGAAGCCAAATGGGGCGTAAGTGCTGCTGCACCCGTGGCCGCTGTGGCTGCCGCTCCCACGGCCGCCGCCGTCGAAACAGTGGAAGAACAGACTGAGTTCAGCGTCAATCTGCTTTCCTCTGGCGCAAATAAAATCGGCGTCATAAAAGAGGTTCGCGCTGCCACTGGCCTTGGTTTAAAAGAAGCCAAGGATGCGGTCGAAGGTGCTCCAAAAATAGTGAAGGAAGGTATGTCGAAGGCTGAAGCCGAAGATCTTAAGAAAAAGCTCGAAGCCGCTGGAGCCACCGTGGAGCTAAAATAATGTTGTCAAAAATCGGTATTTTGTTGTGATTCCAGAAATTTTTAGTCTCCTAGATCATCAAAATAGTGATTTGTGTGAATTCTTATCTTTACAAACAGTTTATTATATATAAAAACCATGTGAGTAGCGTGGTGTTGATGTGTTTAGCATATGTCAGAACGTATTGATTTTGGGAAACTTACGGAAGTAATAGAACCACCAAATTTGATAGAGATTCAAATAAGTTCGTTTTGTGAATTTCTACAGAAAAACCTGCCGACCAGTAGTCGTACAGATATTGGTCTGGAGGGCGTTTTTCGTGAATTTTTTCCAATAGGAAGCTATGATGGTCGTTGCAACCTGGAGTACGTTTCCTATAGGATATGTGACCCCAGGTACCATGAGGACTATTGTGTACGTGAGGGGATTACCTATTCGGCGTCTCTGTATGTGACACTTAGATTACGAAATAACGATGAAATAAAGGAAGAGGAGATATATTTTGGAGAGCTACCAATAATGGGCGAACGTGGTTCTTTTATAATAAACGGTGCCGAGCGTGTCGTTGTCAGTCAACTACATAGGTCACCGGGCATATGCTATGAGGGAACCCAGCACACCAGTGGCAAAATCTTATATTCATTTAGAGTGATTCCCGATCGAGGCACCTGGCTAGAGGTTCAATTTGACCAAAGCGACCTGTTATATGTCTATCTCGATCGCCGTAGGCGAAGAAGGAAGTTCTTGGTAACCACATTGTTACGTGCATTTGGCTATGGGTCCGACAGGGAAATATTGGGGTTATTTTACAACCTGGAAGATAGGACACTGGAATCATTGAAAAGCTGTGATAACATATCGGATTATGTTCTGGTAGAAGATATTATCGACACAAAGGATGGCATAGTATTGGCCAGGGAACACGAACAGCTCTCGAAGACAATTCTCGACACCTTTGAAAATGCTGGCATCGGAAGCATTCCGGTGGTGAACGCCAGCGTCGATGACGGCATGATTGTGCGCAGTTTGAAAAAAGACACAACGAAAAATACCGATGAGGCTCTGCGAGAAATGTATAGAAAACTCAGGCCGGGTGAGCCGGCCACGACTCCCAATGCTAAGTCGATGATGCTAAGATTGTTTGGCGATCGAAAGCGCTATGATCTGGGCCGGGTTGGTCGTCGAAAACTGAATCAGAAGCTTAAGATGCATAGGAACTTGGAAGACAGGTTGCTGGATGCGAAGGATATTGTGGCCGCAACAAAAAGGCTATGCAGACTTAGGAAAGGCGAGCATTCCATCGACGATATAGATCATTTGGGAAATCGAAGGATTCGCAATGTGTGTGAACTTCTAATGAACCAATGCCGTCTTGGATTGTTGAGAATGGAACGTCTTGTTAGAGAACGGATTGCATTATTTGATAACAGCGTCGATGCGATTGTTCCGCAGAAACTGGTCAATCCAAAGATTTTCATGAGTGTGATCAGGGATTTCTTTGCGCGCAGCCAGTTATCCCAATTCATGGACCAGATCAATCCTCTGGCCGAGCTTGCCCATAAACGTAGGCTATCTGCTTTAGGCCCAGGTGGGTTAAGTCGCGACAGGGCCGGGCTTGATGTTAGGGATGTACACGTCTCCCATTACGGTAGAGTATGCCCTATTGAAACACCCGAGGGTCCGAATATTGGACTAATCAATTCTCTCAGTATCTATGCTAAAGTCAATGAGTTCGGGTTCATTGAAACGCCCTATCGGGTGGTAAAAAATGGCAAAGTTACCGATGAAGTCGTCTACATGGATGCAACCGATGAAGAGGACGAGGTTATTGCCCAGGCCAATTCGGAGATTGACGAAAATGGTTATCTTGTGGGCAAAGTCCAAGTGAGAAAAGGAGATACGTTTCTTGAGGTGGCGCCCAAGGATGTGAATTTAATGGATGTTTCGCCAAAACAGGTCCTGTCCGTTGCCGCCGGCCTAATTCCTTTCATCGAGCACGATGATCCAGCCCGGGCGTTGATGGGATCGAACATGCAACGGCAGGGAGTTCCATTGATTGTTCCAGAGGCTCCGCTGGTAGGCACGGGCATAGAACGGAGAGTCGCCATAGATTCAAAAAATGTTGTGACCGCAAGGTTTGACGGGATCGTGGCATCCGTCGACGCTAACTGTATAATTATAACCAAGGACGGCAAGTTGCCGAAAAAAATAGAACCTCGAGTTGCCCAAAATAAGGATCTGGCGGTGTATAATCTGCGCAAATTTGTGAGATCCAATTCCGCCACCTGTTTCAACCAAAAGCCAAGGGTACAAAAGGGGCAAAAGGTTACGGCCGGAGATGTGTTAGCCGACGGTGCAGCCACGGATAACGGTGAATTGGCCCTGGGTAGAAATGTTTTGGTTGCATTCATGCCCTGGCATGGATACAATTTCCAGGATGCTATCATATTGAGTGACAGTCTGATAAAGGACGATGTGTTCACATCCATACACATAGAAGAATTCGAGGTAGTAGCCAGAGATACCAAACTAGGGGCTGAAGAAATCACCAAAGACATTCCTAATGTCAGTGAGGATGCGCTGAAAAATCTTGACCGCGACGGTGTTATAAAAATAGGTTCGGAAGTGAAACCAGGCGACATACTGGTTGGCAAGATAACTCCTAAGAGCGAAACCGACCTGGCTCCCGAAGAAAAATTGCTGCGTGCGATTTTTGGTGAAAAAGCCGCCGATGTCAAAGATTCATCGCTTACGGTTCCGCCCGGATGCTTTGGTATAGTCATGGACGTCAAGGTTTCTGGACATATCGATCGGGAAAAAGAAGACACGTCGATTGCGGATATGAAGCGTCGAACCAAAAAGGTCAACGAAGAGTTTCGTGGCCAATCGGATAAACTCAGAGATGATCTCACCGAGGCGCTGTCCAGCATATTGCTTGGAGAAAAAATTCCTCTTGATGTCACAAATGGGTTAAATGGCGAAATAATTATACCAGCGAACAGGAAAATAACCAAAACTCTTCTTCGCAAACTGGCCTCCTGTTTTGATTCGGTCGAAATCGCTGCATCTCCTGTAAAAAACAGGATCATGGAAATAGTTGAAAATTACAAAAATAGATTCGATGATCTTGAGCAAGAAAGAATTAGAAGAATTGAATCCATCGAAGCCGGCGACATCGATGACAGTGGCGTGATCAAGAACGTGAAAGTCTATATAGCGACCAAAAGAAAGATTCAGGTGGGCGATAAAATGGCCGGACGTCATGGAAACAAAGGCGTTGTCTCTAACATTGTTAGACGCGAAGACATGCCGTTTTTGCCCGATGGTACGCCGGTTGATATAATACTTAATCCACTGGGTGTTCCGAGTAGGATGAATGTTGGGCAGGTTTTGGAAACCAATCTCGGCTGGGCTTGTCAAAAGCTTGGATTGAAGGCGGCCACACCCATATTTGACGGTATACCTGAGGAGAAGATTCGAGAATTTTTGAGGCAAGCTGGTCTTCCCGAAAGTGGAAAATCGAAGCTTTTTGATGGGTTAACCGGTGAAGCTTTTGAACAGGATGTGGTTGTAGGATATATATATATGATGAAATTAAATCATCTTGTTGCCGATAAAATACATTCCCGAGCGGTCGGTCCCTACAGTTTGATAACCCAGCAGCCTCTCGGCGGCAAGGCCCAATATGGAGGGCAAAGGTTCGGTGAAATGGAAGTTTGGGCTCTAGAAGCCTATGGGGCGGCCTACACATTACAGGAAATTTTAACGGTCAAGTCCGATGACGTACAAGGTAGGACAAAAACCTATGAGTCGATTGTCAAGGGCGATAATTCGTTGCAGGCTTGTATCCCTCAATCATTCAACGTGTTAATGAAAGAAATACAGAGTCTATGTTTGGACGTGAGGCTGGAAAACGACAGTAGTTTTTAATCATAAATTGTAAATATTTTTTGATGAGTAATCAGGATATAAGAGAGTTCCTAGGGTTTGAAACCAGTGATAATTTCGACAGTGTTGCGATTTCGATTGCTTCGCCGGATGCCATTCGTTCCTGGTCCCGAGGCGAGGTAAGAAACCCAGAGACAATAAATTACAGAACATTTAAGCCGGAACCCGGTGGATTGTTTTGTCAAAGAATATTTGGCCCGATTCGCGACTATGAGTGTGCCTGTGGTAAATATAAAAGGATAAAATACAAGGGCACGATTTGTGACAGATGTGGCGTTGAAGTAACGGCTTCAAGAACAAGACGTGAGAGAATGGGACACATAGAACTTGCAATTCCAGTCTCACACATATGGTTTTTAAAAAGTTTACCCAGCAGGCTCAGTCTATTTCTAGATATGACGGCTCGAGAGTTGGAAAAAGTCATATATTATGAAAATTACATGATCATCGATCCGGGTCTTACGCCGTTGAAAAGGAAGCAGTTAATCAATGAACAGGAATATGGTGAGCTGTGTGCCGAGTATGGTGATGATGCGTTCGTCGCGAAGATGGGCGCCATTGCTTTGAGAGAAATTCTCTCCGGAATGGATCTGGACGATACGATCTGCAACATTCAGGAGGAAATGTACAACACAAATTCAAAGCAATTGAAAAAAAGACTTGCCAAGAGGTTAAAACTCATAACTGGTTTCTCCAAATCCGGTTCCCGGCCGGAATGGATGATTTTAGAGGCGTTGCCAATATTGCCGCCGGATCTGCGGCCGCTGGTGCCACTGGATGGTGGTCGATTTGCAACCAGTGATTTGAATGATCTGTATCGGCGGGTAATAAATAGAAACAACAGGCTGAAGAGCTTACTGCAATTAAAAACTCCCGATGTGATTGTTCATAATGAGATGCGGATGTTGCAGGAAGCCGTCGATGCTCTTTTGGACAACGGTCGTCATGGTAAGGCGGTTTTGGGCGCCGGCAATCGTCCGCTTAAGTCGTTGAGTGACATGCTTAAAGGTAAGCAAGGGCGCTTTAGACAAAATCTACTTGGGAAACGAGTTGACTACAGTGGTCGATCGGTGATCGTCATCGGGCCTGAACTAAAACTCCATCAATGTGGGTTACCGAAAAAAATGGCGCTGGTGCTATTTGAACCGTTCATAATCAGGCGTTTAAAAGAATTCGGATTCGTCCATACGGTGCGAAGTGCTAGGAAAATGATAGAAAAACAGTCTCCTGAGGTGTGGGATATTTTGGAAGAAGTGACTCGAGGTCATCCGATATTGCTGAACCGAGCCCCTACTCTACATCGACTGTCAATTCAGGCTTTTGAACCAATACTCATTGAAGGTGAAGCGATTAGACTCCATCCATTGGTATGTGCGCCATTTAATGCGGATTTCGACGGAGATCAGATGGCCGTGCATGTGCCGCTGTCCATCGAAGCAATTCTGGAATGTAAGTTGCTCATGATGGCACCAAATAACATGTTTTCTCCGTCCAGTGGCAAGCCGATTTTAACACCATCCCAGGACATAATCCTCGGTGTGTATTATCTGACCTATGAACCTAAACTTCCTGAAAATAAAAGGGTTCCATTATTTGGTTGCTATGAAGAGGTCTTATTAGTCAGGTTGGATGGCAGTATGGCCGTCCACGACTGGGTTGACATACCGAACCCGGATTATAATCGTGCTACGCGCTATGGGGATCCAAAGAAAAAAATAATCAGAACAACGGTGGGAAGGGTTTTGTTTAATAGCATTTTTCAGAAAAATCTTGGTTTCGTAAATACTTCTGTCGGAAAAGGTATGCTCGGAGATCTGATAGCGGCAACCTATAAAGTTGCCGGACAAAAAGAAGCCATTATCATGCTGGACCGATTGAAAACATTGGGATTTTTAAG
This genomic window contains:
- the rplA gene encoding 50S ribosomal protein L1 codes for the protein MKKRSKRHRKGQEVADLSQFFRVEEAVALLDKMPRAKFDETVELSVHFGVDPKQSDQMVRGTVKLPNGSGKNVKVLAFTESPEIALQAGADFAGLDDMIEKVNSGWLEFDVAVATTSAMKQVRNVARVLGPRGLMPNPKSGTVSDDIGSAIAEVKAGRVEFKMDKTANVGVIVGKRSFEQSKIVANLKAAIASVNEAKPAGFRGTFIKGMAISATMTPGIKVAQAEYNNEVA
- the rplJ gene encoding 50S ribosomal protein L10; translation: MRSEKVFFVDEISNYLQKSDYVYLSDFTGVSVASISRLRNNLRAEAAECHVVKNRILQLVLKDRVDSMDESWFSGHTAIIIGGNNPSGVAKVLTRFSKDNENRMRFKGGILKSKKLLLNDLNTLAELPSLEDLRSKLLSIFCEPARGLVRILNAVPQGVVNVLQARVKQGA
- the rplL gene encoding 50S ribosomal protein L7/L12, with the protein product MSNITKEQVVEWLSAQSVLDIAGLVKDLEAKWGVSAAAPVAAVAAAPTAAAVETVEEQTEFSVNLLSSGANKIGVIKEVRAATGLGLKEAKDAVEGAPKIVKEGMSKAEAEDLKKKLEAAGATVELK
- the rpoB gene encoding DNA-directed RNA polymerase subunit beta — protein: MSERIDFGKLTEVIEPPNLIEIQISSFCEFLQKNLPTSSRTDIGLEGVFREFFPIGSYDGRCNLEYVSYRICDPRYHEDYCVREGITYSASLYVTLRLRNNDEIKEEEIYFGELPIMGERGSFIINGAERVVVSQLHRSPGICYEGTQHTSGKILYSFRVIPDRGTWLEVQFDQSDLLYVYLDRRRRRRKFLVTTLLRAFGYGSDREILGLFYNLEDRTLESLKSCDNISDYVLVEDIIDTKDGIVLAREHEQLSKTILDTFENAGIGSIPVVNASVDDGMIVRSLKKDTTKNTDEALREMYRKLRPGEPATTPNAKSMMLRLFGDRKRYDLGRVGRRKLNQKLKMHRNLEDRLLDAKDIVAATKRLCRLRKGEHSIDDIDHLGNRRIRNVCELLMNQCRLGLLRMERLVRERIALFDNSVDAIVPQKLVNPKIFMSVIRDFFARSQLSQFMDQINPLAELAHKRRLSALGPGGLSRDRAGLDVRDVHVSHYGRVCPIETPEGPNIGLINSLSIYAKVNEFGFIETPYRVVKNGKVTDEVVYMDATDEEDEVIAQANSEIDENGYLVGKVQVRKGDTFLEVAPKDVNLMDVSPKQVLSVAAGLIPFIEHDDPARALMGSNMQRQGVPLIVPEAPLVGTGIERRVAIDSKNVVTARFDGIVASVDANCIIITKDGKLPKKIEPRVAQNKDLAVYNLRKFVRSNSATCFNQKPRVQKGQKVTAGDVLADGAATDNGELALGRNVLVAFMPWHGYNFQDAIILSDSLIKDDVFTSIHIEEFEVVARDTKLGAEEITKDIPNVSEDALKNLDRDGVIKIGSEVKPGDILVGKITPKSETDLAPEEKLLRAIFGEKAADVKDSSLTVPPGCFGIVMDVKVSGHIDREKEDTSIADMKRRTKKVNEEFRGQSDKLRDDLTEALSSILLGEKIPLDVTNGLNGEIIIPANRKITKTLLRKLASCFDSVEIAASPVKNRIMEIVENYKNRFDDLEQERIRRIESIEAGDIDDSGVIKNVKVYIATKRKIQVGDKMAGRHGNKGVVSNIVRREDMPFLPDGTPVDIILNPLGVPSRMNVGQVLETNLGWACQKLGLKAATPIFDGIPEEKIREFLRQAGLPESGKSKLFDGLTGEAFEQDVVVGYIYMMKLNHLVADKIHSRAVGPYSLITQQPLGGKAQYGGQRFGEMEVWALEAYGAAYTLQEILTVKSDDVQGRTKTYESIVKGDNSLQACIPQSFNVLMKEIQSLCLDVRLENDSSF